From a single Serratia surfactantfaciens genomic region:
- the creD gene encoding cell envelope integrity protein CreD — MMKSVLFWKITTLLGLMLVMLIPIAQLMSVIDERSGYRQSVVGQVSDSTSGAQRVLGPLIVIPYVEREEKKDEKGQTVVQRVQHYRYLLPESLQVQGAPNVEVRKLGIYQTQVYQGPLNFKVRFGQPELTDLQRANVTVGQPFLLVALSDSRGIKSISPLATPQPVAFEPGTGVGSLRQGIHAPLTLAALQQKEGLNADFTLTLAGTSSLSLVPLGRSSELQLQSNWPHPNFLGNFLPDERKVTEQGFSARWRSTWFANNINSAFYYDDGIIDEDKLPAFSASLVEPVDHYQLTERAVKYALLFIGLTFMAFFLFETLTGLRVHPIQYLLVGAALVLFYLILLAFSEHLGFALAYLAASIACSGLIAFYLSAVLRGKLRGALFAASLLLLYGVLYLLLQSEDNALVLGAGLLFAILAGIMLLTRKLDWYQVADPARLTKETPASEEEPRFRLWK; from the coding sequence ATGATGAAATCGGTACTTTTCTGGAAAATAACCACGTTGCTGGGATTGATGTTGGTGATGTTGATTCCCATCGCCCAGCTGATGAGCGTGATCGACGAACGCAGCGGCTATCGGCAAAGCGTGGTCGGGCAGGTGAGCGACAGCACCAGCGGGGCACAGCGCGTGCTCGGCCCGTTGATTGTCATTCCTTATGTCGAACGAGAAGAGAAGAAAGACGAGAAAGGGCAAACGGTGGTGCAGCGGGTGCAGCATTACCGCTATTTGTTGCCGGAGTCGCTTCAGGTGCAGGGGGCGCCGAATGTGGAGGTGCGCAAGCTGGGTATTTATCAGACGCAGGTTTACCAAGGGCCGCTGAACTTCAAGGTGCGTTTCGGTCAGCCGGAGCTGACGGATTTGCAACGCGCCAACGTGACCGTCGGCCAGCCGTTCTTACTGGTAGCGCTGAGCGACTCTCGCGGCATCAAGAGCATTTCTCCGCTGGCAACACCGCAGCCGGTGGCCTTTGAGCCGGGCACCGGTGTGGGATCGTTGCGCCAGGGGATCCACGCACCGCTGACGCTGGCGGCGCTGCAACAAAAAGAGGGACTGAACGCCGATTTCACCCTGACGCTGGCGGGCACCAGCAGCCTGTCGCTGGTGCCGCTGGGGCGCAGCAGCGAACTGCAGTTGCAAAGCAACTGGCCGCATCCGAATTTCCTCGGCAACTTCCTGCCGGACGAACGCAAGGTGACGGAGCAGGGGTTTAGCGCTCGCTGGCGCAGCACCTGGTTTGCCAACAACATCAACAGTGCGTTCTATTACGATGATGGCATTATCGACGAGGATAAGCTGCCGGCCTTCAGCGCCAGCCTGGTCGAACCGGTCGATCACTATCAGCTGACCGAGCGCGCAGTCAAATACGCGCTGCTGTTTATCGGGCTGACGTTTATGGCGTTCTTCCTGTTCGAAACCCTGACCGGGCTGCGAGTGCACCCGATTCAATATCTGTTGGTCGGTGCGGCGCTGGTGCTGTTCTACCTGATTCTGCTGGCCTTTTCCGAACACCTGGGGTTCGCTCTCGCTTACCTGGCGGCCAGCATCGCCTGCAGCGGGCTGATCGCCTTCTATCTGAGCGCCGTACTGCGCGGCAAGTTGCGCGGTGCGCTGTTCGCCGCGAGCTTATTGTTGTTGTACGGCGTGCTCTATTTGCTATTGCAGTCGGAGGACAATGCGTTGGTGCTGGGGGCAGGGCTGCTGTTCGCCATTCTGGCGGGCATCATGCTGCTGACGCGCAAGCTGGACTGGTATCAGGTGGCTGATCCGGCGCGTCTGACAAAGGAAACGCCAGCCAGCGAAGAAGAGCCACGTTTCCGGCTGTGGAAATAA
- the creC gene encoding two-component system sensor histidine kinase CreC — MKIGLRLLLGYFLIVAVAGYFVLSIFVQEVKPGVRRATEGTLVDTANLLAQIARQDMQRGDAAHGQLAQAFMQLNQRPIGANISGIRKDRSEYHVYLTDARGRVIFDSAGRALGQDYSRWNDVYRTLRGQYGARSTRSDPQDENSSVMYVAAPVIEQGRIIGVLTVGKPNSTMAPVIKRSERRILWAGALLLGIALLIGAVFVWWINRSIGRLVRYADGVAQGENAPLPKVGGKELTQLAQALESMRLKLEGKAYIEQYAHTLTHELKSPLAAIRGAAELLQELPPPETARRFLTNIEQQSARIQQLVDKLLVQARLESRPEMETAPIAIAALIDQAVAGKEAQATQRGVRLQLDTLAEVTLNGDALLISQALTNLLDNAIDFTPPGGCVSVRGERREQHYCISVCDDGSGIPDYALDKVFERFYSLPRAERPKSSGLGLNFVQEVARLHHGGIHLRNRQPHGVEATFMLSL; from the coding sequence ATGAAAATTGGCCTGCGTCTGCTGCTGGGATATTTTCTGATCGTGGCGGTGGCCGGGTATTTCGTGCTGAGCATTTTCGTCCAGGAAGTTAAGCCCGGTGTGCGGCGCGCTACCGAAGGCACGCTGGTGGACACCGCCAACCTGCTGGCGCAAATCGCCCGTCAGGACATGCAGCGCGGCGATGCGGCGCATGGCCAACTGGCGCAGGCGTTTATGCAGCTGAATCAGCGGCCGATCGGCGCCAATATCTCCGGCATCCGCAAGGATCGCAGTGAATACCACGTCTATCTTACCGATGCGCGGGGCAGGGTCATCTTCGATTCCGCCGGCCGCGCGCTGGGGCAGGATTATTCGCGCTGGAATGACGTTTATCGAACGCTGCGCGGCCAGTACGGCGCCCGCAGCACCCGCAGCGATCCACAGGATGAAAACAGTTCGGTGATGTATGTGGCCGCGCCGGTGATAGAACAAGGGCGCATTATCGGTGTGCTCACCGTGGGCAAACCCAACAGCACCATGGCGCCGGTGATCAAACGCAGCGAACGGCGCATTCTGTGGGCCGGCGCATTGCTGCTGGGGATCGCGTTGCTGATCGGGGCGGTATTTGTGTGGTGGATCAACCGCTCGATAGGCCGGCTGGTGCGCTATGCAGACGGGGTGGCGCAGGGGGAAAACGCGCCGCTGCCCAAAGTGGGCGGCAAGGAGCTGACGCAACTGGCGCAGGCGTTGGAGAGCATGCGCCTTAAGCTGGAAGGCAAAGCTTATATCGAACAGTATGCGCATACCCTGACGCATGAGTTGAAAAGCCCGTTGGCGGCGATCAGGGGCGCGGCGGAGCTGTTGCAGGAGCTGCCGCCGCCGGAAACCGCCCGGCGTTTTCTCACCAACATCGAGCAGCAAAGCGCGCGTATCCAGCAGCTGGTGGATAAACTGCTGGTGCAGGCGCGGCTGGAGAGCCGGCCTGAAATGGAGACGGCGCCCATCGCTATCGCGGCGTTGATCGACCAGGCGGTGGCGGGTAAAGAGGCGCAGGCGACGCAGCGCGGCGTCAGGTTGCAACTGGATACGTTGGCGGAGGTGACGCTGAACGGCGATGCGTTGCTGATCAGCCAGGCGCTGACCAACCTGCTGGACAACGCGATCGACTTTACCCCGCCGGGTGGTTGCGTCAGCGTGCGGGGCGAACGGCGGGAACAGCATTACTGCATTAGCGTCTGCGACGACGGCAGCGGCATTCCTGACTATGCGCTCGATAAGGTGTTCGAGCGTTTTTATTCGCTGCCGCGCGCCGAACGCCCGAAAAGCAGCGGGCTGGGCCTGAACTTCGTGCAGGAAGTCGCCCGTCTGCATCATGGCGGCATTCACCTGCGCAACCGCCAGCCGCACGGGGTGGAAGCGACGTTCATGTTATCGCTGTGA
- the creB gene encoding two-component system response regulator CreB, with protein sequence MKPVLWLVEDEPSIADTLVYTLESEGFEVRWFERAEPALQALAQGAPALAILDVGLPDINGFELCRRLLAQAADLPILFLTARSDEVDRLIGLEIGADDYVAKPFSPREVSARVRTILRRLHKQQRLQQSALYHFGAFVLDEDAAIICYHQRPLPLTRYEYLLLKTLLLAPGRVFSRQQLMESVWAQAEESLDRTVDTHIKTLRAKLRAVEPGEPPIHTHRGLGYSVSRQP encoded by the coding sequence ATGAAACCCGTACTCTGGTTGGTGGAAGATGAACCCAGCATTGCCGATACGCTGGTTTACACGCTGGAGAGCGAAGGCTTCGAGGTGCGCTGGTTCGAACGCGCAGAGCCGGCGTTGCAGGCGCTGGCGCAGGGCGCGCCCGCGCTCGCTATCCTCGATGTCGGTTTGCCGGATATCAACGGCTTTGAATTGTGCCGCCGCCTGCTGGCTCAGGCGGCCGATCTGCCGATTCTGTTTCTTACCGCCCGCAGTGATGAAGTGGATCGCCTGATCGGGCTGGAGATCGGTGCCGATGACTATGTCGCCAAACCGTTCTCCCCTCGCGAGGTCAGCGCCCGGGTGCGTACCATTTTGCGCCGCCTGCATAAGCAGCAGCGCCTGCAGCAGAGCGCGCTCTACCATTTCGGCGCTTTCGTCCTCGACGAAGACGCCGCCATCATCTGCTATCACCAGCGGCCGCTGCCGCTGACCCGTTACGAATACCTGCTGCTGAAAACTCTGCTGTTGGCACCCGGACGGGTGTTCTCGCGGCAGCAACTGATGGAAAGCGTCTGGGCGCAGGCGGAAGAAAGTCTGGATCGCACCGTCGATACCCACATCAAAACGCTGCGTGCCAAGCTGCGTGCGGTTGAGCCGGGTGAACCGCCGATCCACACCCACCGGGGATTGGGCTACAGCGTGAGCCGCCAGCCATGA
- a CDS encoding protein YgfX, which yields MAQWRCDIRISWRTQLFSLLTHGVLILLILISPWPEGFGPLWLVLLTLVVFQCIRSQKRIAAVQGELRLLADRRFSWHGREWQLAKKPWMPGYGMLLTLQPMEGKKRRRLWLASDCMGKEEWRHLRQLLLYPPAGDGEEH from the coding sequence GTGGCCCAGTGGCGATGTGATATCCGTATTTCCTGGCGCACCCAGCTGTTTTCCCTGTTGACCCACGGGGTTCTGATCCTGCTGATCCTGATTTCGCCCTGGCCGGAAGGCTTTGGCCCGCTCTGGCTGGTGTTGCTGACGCTGGTGGTGTTTCAGTGCATTCGCAGCCAGAAGCGCATCGCGGCGGTGCAGGGTGAACTGCGGCTGCTGGCAGACCGGCGCTTCAGCTGGCACGGCCGCGAATGGCAGCTGGCGAAAAAACCCTGGATGCCGGGCTACGGCATGCTGTTGACGCTGCAGCCGATGGAGGGCAAAAAGCGCCGCCGGCTGTGGCTGGCTTCCGACTGCATGGGCAAGGAGGAGTGGCGCCATCTGCGGCAGCTGTTGCTGTATCCTCCGGCGGGTGACGGCGAGGAGCACTGA
- the sdhE gene encoding FAD assembly factor SdhE produces MDINNKARIHWACRRGMRELDISIMPFFEYEYDSLNDADKALFIRLLECDDPDLFNWLMNHGAPQDSELQRMVTLIQTRNKDRGPVAM; encoded by the coding sequence ATGGATATTAACAACAAAGCACGTATTCACTGGGCTTGCCGCCGTGGCATGCGCGAGCTGGACATCTCCATCATGCCGTTCTTCGAATACGAATACGACAGCCTGAATGACGCGGACAAGGCGTTGTTCATCCGCCTGCTGGAGTGCGACGATCCCGATTTGTTCAACTGGCTGATGAATCATGGCGCGCCGCAGGACAGCGAGCTGCAAAGAATGGTGACCCTGATCCAAACGCGAAATAAAGACCGTGGCCCAGTGGCGATGTGA
- the ygfZ gene encoding tRNA-modifying protein YgfZ: protein MAHNIPFPPRQPSASTHLPLTLISLEDWALVTLNGPDTVKYLQGQVTADIDALAADQHVLCAHCDAKGKMWSNLRLFRRGEGFAYLERRSVLDSQLAEIKKYAVFSKVTIAADNDAVLLGVAGFQARAALAGLFATLPSAEHPVVQEGETTLLHFNAPAERFLLVTRPAVAEQLIGKLHDQAELNDSGQWLALEIEAGYPVIDAANSAQLIPQATNLQALEGISFSKGCYTGQEMVARAKFRGANKRALYWLEGKAARAPQAAEDLELQLGENWRRTGTVLASSQLADGTLWVQVVMNNDLDADSKLRVREDAASQLAIKPLPYSLAEEK from the coding sequence ATGGCGCATAACATTCCATTCCCACCCCGTCAGCCCTCCGCTTCCACCCATCTTCCCCTGACGCTGATCTCGCTGGAAGATTGGGCGCTGGTGACGCTGAACGGGCCGGACACGGTGAAATATCTTCAGGGCCAGGTGACGGCGGACATCGACGCGCTGGCGGCCGATCAACACGTGCTGTGCGCCCACTGCGACGCCAAGGGCAAAATGTGGAGCAACCTGCGTCTGTTCCGCCGTGGCGAAGGCTTCGCCTATCTGGAGCGCCGCAGCGTGCTGGACAGCCAGCTGGCTGAAATCAAAAAATATGCGGTGTTCTCCAAAGTCACCATCGCCGCCGACAATGACGCGGTGTTGCTGGGCGTCGCCGGTTTCCAGGCGCGCGCCGCGCTGGCGGGCCTGTTCGCCACGCTGCCGAGCGCCGAGCACCCGGTGGTGCAGGAAGGCGAGACCACGCTGCTGCACTTCAATGCGCCGGCGGAGCGTTTTCTGCTGGTGACTCGCCCCGCCGTGGCCGAACAGCTGATCGGCAAACTGCACGATCAGGCGGAGCTGAATGACAGCGGCCAGTGGCTGGCGCTGGAGATCGAGGCCGGTTATCCGGTTATCGACGCCGCCAACAGCGCGCAGCTGATCCCACAGGCCACCAACCTGCAGGCGCTGGAAGGCATCAGCTTCAGCAAGGGCTGCTATACCGGTCAGGAGATGGTGGCGCGCGCCAAGTTCCGCGGCGCCAATAAGCGTGCGCTCTACTGGCTGGAAGGTAAAGCCGCCCGCGCCCCGCAGGCGGCGGAAGATCTGGAGCTGCAGCTGGGGGAAAACTGGCGCCGCACCGGCACCGTACTGGCGTCGAGTCAGTTGGCCGACGGCACGCTGTGGGTGCAGGTGGTGATGAACAACGATCTGGATGCCGACAGCAAGCTGCGGGTACGCGAAGATGCCGCCAGCCAGCTGGCGATCAAACCGTTGCCCTACTCGCTGGCCGAAGAGAAATAA
- a CDS encoding DUF2165 family protein: MIVRLSKALLVCAIALFASLVAFGNITDYGSNFAFVRHVFMMDTLFPDATIGYRSIQTPWLHHAGYIFIITLESLTALLCWIGGLRLLGGLKLPANAFNGRKKLAVMGLTLGFLTWQVGFMSIGGEWFGMWMSQQWNGVPSAFHFFVTIILVLIYLVQRDGELDE; this comes from the coding sequence ATGATCGTTCGCTTATCCAAAGCGCTGCTGGTCTGCGCTATCGCCTTGTTCGCTTCGCTGGTGGCCTTCGGCAATATCACCGATTACGGCTCCAACTTCGCCTTCGTGCGCCACGTCTTTATGATGGACACTCTTTTCCCCGACGCCACCATCGGCTACCGCTCGATACAGACACCGTGGCTGCATCACGCCGGCTATATTTTCATCATTACGCTGGAGAGTCTGACCGCGCTGCTGTGCTGGATCGGCGGCCTGCGCCTGCTGGGCGGCCTGAAACTGCCCGCTAACGCTTTCAACGGCCGGAAAAAGCTGGCGGTAATGGGGCTGACGCTGGGCTTCCTCACCTGGCAGGTCGGCTTTATGTCGATTGGGGGAGAGTGGTTCGGCATGTGGATGTCGCAGCAATGGAACGGCGTACCGAGTGCGTTTCACTTCTTCGTCACCATCATCTTGGTGCTGATCTACCTGGTGCAGCGCGATGGGGAGTTGGACGAGTAA